A window from Maribacter dokdonensis DSW-8 encodes these proteins:
- a CDS encoding family 16 glycosylhydrolase, producing the protein MKFKFLILSSLFLFLLTASNCNSSSDVNETPDVEVDNKDPKEGEEKEEETEEDYSTMAVPADPGSGLEWKFQDFSDDFEYEAPAGNKGDAFFNKWDDFYHNNWSGPGLTEWSRDIPFVADGLLQIPAKRKAGTNKISTGCITNKTRVQYPVYVEARAKIMNSVLANGIWMLSPDDTQEIDIMEAYGAAYSESAQASHSWYEVRMHISHHVFIRDPFQDYQPKDAGSWFMKDNIKWREDYHTYGVYWRDPWHLEYYIDGELIRTVSGKDQIDPLFYTNATNPGDTSSDTRTGLSKEMDIIIDVEDQDWRSSPASGNQSDTYTPTDNELSDTEGHTLKVDWIRIYKPVEK; encoded by the coding sequence ATGAAATTTAAATTTTTAATACTGTCTTCATTATTCCTTTTTTTGCTAACGGCATCTAATTGTAATTCTAGTTCGGATGTTAATGAAACTCCTGATGTAGAAGTGGACAATAAAGATCCAAAAGAAGGCGAGGAGAAAGAGGAAGAGACAGAAGAAGATTACAGTACAATGGCGGTTCCTGCGGATCCAGGTTCAGGATTGGAATGGAAATTTCAAGATTTTTCGGATGATTTTGAATATGAGGCACCAGCAGGAAATAAAGGCGATGCCTTTTTTAATAAATGGGATGACTTTTACCATAATAATTGGTCTGGACCGGGCTTGACCGAATGGAGTAGGGATATCCCATTTGTAGCCGATGGTTTATTGCAAATACCGGCGAAAAGAAAAGCTGGTACAAATAAAATAAGCACAGGTTGCATTACGAATAAAACAAGGGTTCAGTATCCTGTTTATGTAGAGGCGAGAGCTAAAATCATGAACTCAGTTTTAGCCAACGGTATTTGGATGTTAAGTCCAGATGATACACAAGAAATAGATATAATGGAAGCTTATGGAGCGGCATATTCAGAAAGTGCCCAAGCGAGCCATTCATGGTATGAAGTTAGAATGCATATTAGTCACCATGTATTTATAAGGGACCCATTTCAAGATTATCAGCCTAAAGATGCAGGTTCGTGGTTTATGAAAGATAATATTAAATGGAGAGAGGACTACCATACCTATGGTGTATACTGGAGAGACCCATGGCATTTGGAGTACTATATAGACGGGGAGTTGATTAGGACCGTATCTGGTAAGGATCAAATTGATCCTTTGTTTTACACAAATGCAACGAACCCAGGCGATACCAGTTCTGATACGCGTACAGGATTAAGTAAAGAAATGGATATTATTATAGATGTGGAAGATCAGGACTGGAGATCTAGTCCAGCATCTGGAAATCAATCGGATACATATACACCAACAGATAATGAGCTTTCAGATACTGAAGGCCATACGCTGAAGGTAGACTGGATAAGAATATACAAACCAGTGGAAAAATAG